One Fusobacterium ulcerans DNA segment encodes these proteins:
- a CDS encoding YhdT family protein encodes MNVRKQINKEVVITIILYLIYFIWWYFWGYIDENIPPSEYKFILGLPRWFFYSCVVGLFLINILVFLAVKFFFKDIDLNQEEE; translated from the coding sequence ATGAATGTCAGAAAACAAATAAACAAAGAAGTCGTTATTACTATTATTCTTTATTTAATATATTTTATATGGTGGTATTTCTGGGGATATATTGATGAAAATATTCCCCCTTCAGAATATAAATTTATTTTAGGGTTGCCTAGATGGTTTTTTTATTCATGTGTTGTTGGACTGTTTCTCATTAACATACTTGTTTTTTTAGCAGTAAAATTTTTCTTTAAAGATATTGATTTAAATCAGGAGGAAGAATAA
- a CDS encoding ABC transporter substrate-binding protein, which produces MNKKILKTLGLILTILVLVGFGKTVAAEKKTGNDTALKETLVIAQKSDAKTLDPQKSIDTVSNKVMQMMFDTLTSMDENLNIEPGLAEKWERVDDYSMIFHLRKGVKFHNGDTMTAEDVKYSLDRAIASPQASYLFNPIKEVAIIDENTVKVTTKEPFGPLLKHLSTTNGSIINKRAAVEAGDDVFKNPVGTGQHKFKEWITGDRIVLESFPESWKGESKIKNVVFKNIPEVSNRMISLETGEIDVAFDIGIMDREAVMNHKKLELVEVEAPSSLYLAFDQTNPLFVDIRVRQAIAYAVDNRVLAEAVFRGAAVPANSTLPTVVAGYNPDSNIYEVNIEKAKELLKEAGYPDGFNIKLWVNDESTRVDMCVIIQDQLKAVGINVEIEVFEWGTYLSKTLEQNKQLYLFSWNVSSGDADAALYPMFHSSQRNGSANRSNYVSKEADELLDKARNSVNEDERNLIYKEVQDILQRDLPHYTLVFPKLNLGMNKNVKGLLMKKTGYIDITNTYITKDNK; this is translated from the coding sequence ATGAACAAGAAAATTTTAAAAACATTGGGATTGATACTAACGATACTGGTATTAGTTGGATTTGGAAAAACTGTTGCTGCTGAAAAGAAAACTGGTAATGATACTGCTTTAAAAGAGACTCTTGTTATAGCTCAAAAATCTGATGCTAAAACTCTTGACCCTCAAAAGAGTATTGATACTGTTTCAAACAAAGTTATGCAGATGATGTTTGATACTTTGACTTCTATGGATGAAAATCTTAATATCGAACCAGGGCTTGCTGAAAAATGGGAAAGAGTAGACGACTACAGCATGATCTTCCATTTGAGAAAAGGAGTTAAATTCCACAATGGAGATACAATGACTGCTGAAGATGTAAAGTACTCTCTCGACAGAGCAATAGCTTCTCCACAGGCTTCATACCTTTTTAATCCAATAAAAGAAGTTGCCATCATTGATGAAAACACTGTAAAGGTAACTACAAAAGAACCTTTTGGTCCTTTGCTAAAACATCTGTCTACTACTAATGGTTCTATTATCAACAAAAGAGCTGCTGTAGAGGCTGGGGATGATGTTTTCAAAAATCCTGTAGGAACTGGACAGCATAAATTCAAAGAATGGATAACAGGAGACAGAATAGTTCTTGAATCATTCCCTGAGAGTTGGAAAGGTGAATCAAAAATAAAAAATGTAGTTTTCAAAAATATCCCTGAAGTAAGCAACAGAATGATATCTTTGGAAACTGGTGAAATAGATGTAGCTTTTGATATTGGTATCATGGACAGAGAAGCTGTTATGAATCACAAGAAGCTTGAATTAGTAGAAGTGGAAGCTCCTTCAAGTCTTTACCTTGCTTTTGATCAGACAAATCCATTATTTGTTGATATCAGAGTAAGACAAGCCATTGCTTATGCTGTAGACAACAGAGTTCTTGCAGAAGCTGTATTCAGAGGTGCTGCTGTTCCGGCAAATTCAACACTTCCTACTGTAGTAGCTGGATACAATCCTGACTCTAATATCTATGAAGTAAATATAGAGAAAGCTAAGGAGCTTTTAAAAGAAGCTGGATACCCAGATGGCTTCAATATAAAATTATGGGTAAATGATGAGTCTACAAGAGTTGATATGTGTGTTATCATTCAAGATCAGCTGAAAGCTGTTGGGATAAATGTTGAAATAGAAGTTTTTGAATGGGGAACTTACCTTTCAAAAACATTAGAGCAAAATAAACAACTGTACCTTTTCTCATGGAATGTATCTTCTGGAGATGCTGACGCTGCTCTATACCCAATGTTCCACTCTTCACAGAGAAATGGTTCAGCTAACAGAAGCAACTATGTATCTAAAGAAGCTGACGAACTTTTGGATAAAGCAAGAAACTCTGTAAATGAAGATGAAAGAAACCTTATTTACAAAGAGGTACAAGATATACTTCAAAGAGATCTTCCTCATTACACTTTAGTTTTTCCTAAACTTAATCTGGGAATGAATAAAAATGTAAAAGGGCTTCTTATGAAAAAAACCGGTTATATAGATATCACTAACACTTACATAACAAAAGATAATAAATAA
- the panF gene encoding sodium/pantothenate symporter: MIIIPIIIYILVILLIAWKMGKYKNESGKFIEEYFIGSRSMGGLVLAMTLISSYVGASSFIGGPGIAYKLGLSWVFLACIQVPTAFLTLGVLGKKLAIISRKINGVTITDFLRARYESNLVIILSSLMMLIFFIGTIVAQFVGGARLFESVTGYSYTLGLIIFSAVVIIYTTFGGFRAVTITDAIQGIVMLLATGLLFVIILNKGGGMENIMKKVLETNPSLLTPDGGGAVSKPFILSFWMLVGIGVLGLPVTEVRCMGFKDSKAMHRAMIIGTSFVGLLMLGMHLVGVMGIAVEPGVEVGDKIIPILAIKNMYPILAGIFIAGPLAAIMSSVDSLLIMSSAAIVKDLYINYIEKNPSEARIKKLSLATSLTLGIIVFVLALNPPQLLVWINLFALAGQEAAFFCPILFGLYWKKANATGAAVSMIFSVVSYLYMVVMDIKFIGMHQIVPVIIFSVILFVGGSFLGKPNSQKVDNLFFGK; the protein is encoded by the coding sequence ATGATAATAATTCCAATAATAATCTACATTTTAGTTATTCTTCTTATAGCATGGAAAATGGGAAAATACAAAAATGAAAGTGGAAAGTTTATAGAGGAATACTTTATTGGAAGCAGGAGCATGGGAGGTCTTGTTCTTGCTATGACTCTTATCAGTTCCTATGTAGGAGCCAGCTCTTTTATAGGCGGTCCCGGAATAGCATATAAATTAGGGCTCAGCTGGGTATTTCTTGCCTGTATTCAAGTTCCTACTGCTTTTCTCACTCTTGGAGTATTGGGAAAAAAACTTGCCATTATATCAAGAAAAATAAATGGTGTCACTATAACAGATTTTTTAAGAGCAAGATATGAAAGCAACCTTGTTATTATTCTCTCATCTCTTATGATGCTCATATTTTTCATCGGAACTATTGTAGCTCAATTTGTAGGAGGAGCCAGATTATTTGAAAGTGTAACAGGATATTCCTATACTCTTGGACTTATAATATTTTCTGCTGTAGTAATTATCTATACAACTTTTGGAGGATTTCGTGCTGTAACTATAACAGATGCCATACAGGGAATAGTCATGCTTCTTGCTACTGGGCTTTTATTTGTGATAATCCTGAATAAAGGCGGTGGCATGGAAAACATCATGAAGAAAGTTCTTGAAACTAATCCTTCTCTCCTGACTCCTGATGGCGGAGGTGCTGTATCAAAACCTTTTATATTATCTTTCTGGATGCTGGTAGGAATAGGAGTATTAGGACTTCCTGTCACTGAAGTTCGATGTATGGGATTTAAAGACAGTAAAGCTATGCATAGAGCTATGATAATCGGAACTTCATTTGTAGGTCTGCTTATGCTTGGAATGCATCTGGTTGGAGTGATGGGAATAGCTGTAGAGCCCGGAGTTGAAGTTGGAGATAAAATAATCCCTATTCTTGCAATAAAAAATATGTATCCAATACTTGCTGGTATATTTATAGCCGGCCCTTTAGCAGCTATAATGTCATCTGTAGATTCTCTTTTGATAATGTCATCAGCTGCTATTGTCAAAGATTTATATATAAACTACATAGAAAAAAATCCCAGTGAAGCAAGAATTAAAAAGCTTTCTCTAGCAACTTCCCTCACACTAGGAATAATTGTTTTTGTTTTAGCTTTAAATCCTCCACAGCTTCTGGTGTGGATAAATCTCTTTGCTCTGGCTGGACAGGAAGCTGCTTTTTTCTGTCCTATACTCTTTGGATTATACTGGAAAAAAGCTAATGCTACTGGAGCAGCTGTTTCTATGATATTCAGTGTAGTATCTTATCTCTACATGGTAGTTATGGATATAAAATTCATTGGTATGCATCAGATTGTCCCTGTAATAATTTTTTCTGTAATACTTTTTGTTGGAGGTTCTTTCCTTGGAAAGCCTAATTCACAAAAGGTTGACAACTTATTTTTTGGTAAGTAA
- a CDS encoding ABC transporter substrate-binding protein has product MENKNKVIKRIGVAAVAAAVIFFTGMNVIATDKKTETKKAEIVKPYKENIVIASKADAKTLDPQRTIDTTSNKTIRLIFNGLLSLDKDLNVQPCLAESWEAVDDTNTVFHLKKGVKFHNGDTMTAEDVKFSIDRARVSNQTAYLYKPITEVTVIDENTVKITTEKPFGPLLTNLAQTQGCIVSKRAVQEVGEENFFQHPVGTGQYKFKEWIPGDRIIVEAFDEAFQGAPKVRQITMRTITEVSNRMIALETGEADIAFDIGIMDKEAVKNNKNMEFLEVASPSSLYLGFDQTTPEYQNKKLRQAIAYAVDTKVLADAVFRGSAIAADSALPKACPAHITPAKQYDQDIEKAKQLMAEAGYKDGLNIELWVNDDGPRTDMCVIMQEQLKAIGINAEIKIFEWGAYVSRTAQPNKQLYLLSWNSTSDGDAALYALFHSTQQGLSGNRSYYKNEKLDEVLDKARYSVNQEERTKMYQEAQEILQEDIPHYTLVYPMLNVAIRKNVKDMVFRNDGYISVENMYVTNEK; this is encoded by the coding sequence ATGGAAAATAAAAATAAAGTAATAAAAAGAATCGGAGTGGCAGCTGTTGCAGCAGCAGTTATATTTTTTACAGGAATGAATGTTATTGCTACTGATAAAAAAACTGAAACTAAGAAAGCTGAAATAGTTAAACCATATAAAGAAAACATCGTAATAGCTTCAAAAGCTGATGCTAAAACACTTGATCCTCAAAGAACTATTGACACAACATCTAACAAAACTATTCGTTTGATATTCAATGGATTGTTGTCACTAGATAAAGATTTGAATGTTCAGCCTTGTTTAGCTGAAAGCTGGGAAGCAGTAGATGATACAAACACTGTATTCCATTTGAAAAAAGGGGTAAAATTTCACAATGGAGATACAATGACTGCTGAAGATGTAAAATTTTCTATAGACAGAGCAAGAGTTTCTAATCAAACTGCTTATTTATATAAACCAATAACTGAAGTTACTGTTATTGATGAAAATACTGTAAAAATAACTACTGAAAAACCTTTTGGTCCTTTATTGACAAACTTGGCTCAAACACAAGGTTGTATAGTGAGCAAAAGAGCTGTGCAGGAAGTTGGAGAGGAAAATTTCTTCCAGCACCCAGTAGGAACTGGACAATATAAATTTAAAGAATGGATTCCTGGAGACAGAATAATCGTTGAAGCTTTTGATGAAGCTTTCCAAGGTGCTCCAAAAGTTAGACAGATTACTATGAGAACTATAACTGAAGTAAGCAACAGAATGATAGCTTTGGAAACTGGAGAAGCTGATATCGCTTTCGATATTGGAATAATGGATAAGGAAGCTGTTAAAAATAATAAAAATATGGAATTTTTAGAAGTTGCTTCTCCATCTTCATTGTACTTAGGATTTGACCAGACAACTCCTGAATATCAAAATAAAAAATTAAGACAGGCAATAGCTTATGCTGTAGATACTAAAGTCTTGGCTGATGCTGTATTCAGAGGCTCTGCAATAGCTGCTGACTCTGCTTTGCCAAAAGCTTGTCCTGCTCACATCACTCCAGCTAAACAATATGATCAAGATATTGAAAAAGCTAAACAATTAATGGCTGAAGCTGGATACAAAGATGGATTGAATATAGAGTTGTGGGTAAATGATGATGGTCCTAGAACTGATATGTGTGTAATTATGCAGGAACAGTTAAAAGCCATTGGAATCAATGCTGAAATTAAAATATTTGAATGGGGAGCATATGTATCAAGAACTGCTCAGCCTAACAAGCAATTATACTTGCTTTCTTGGAATTCTACTAGTGATGGAGATGCTGCTTTATATGCTTTATTCCACTCTACTCAACAAGGATTGTCAGGAAACAGAAGTTACTATAAAAATGAAAAATTAGATGAAGTTTTAGATAAAGCAAGATACTCAGTTAATCAGGAAGAAAGAACAAAAATGTATCAGGAAGCTCAGGAAATATTACAGGAAGATATTCCTCATTACACTTTAGTATATCCAATGTTGAATGTAGCTATAAGAAAAAATGTAAAAGATATGGTATTCAGAAACGATGGATATATCAGTGTTGAAAATATGTATGTTACAAATGAAAAATAA
- a CDS encoding amidohydrolase: MKTIDLAKKNHDYVIQMRREFHMNPEVSMQEYNTCRRIKEELEKMGVEYKGIAGTGVIATIKGTKPGKTVALRGDIDALAVVEETTHDYVSKVHGMMHACGHDTHGAMLLGAVKVLNEMKDEIEGTVKFFFQPGEEVGKGAAAMVAEGALEGVDGVMGIHISSDMPVGTINADPGPRMASADCFKVTITGKGGHGARPEQCIDAVVVGAATVMNLQSIVSRELSPFDPVVVTTGSIKSGTRFNVIAPTAVLEGTVRYYKPEYKQVIADAIERIAKSTAEAYRATAEMEYSSLVKPTINDDACAELAQESAAKIVGKENVVHTPAGTGGEDFSEFSSIVPGVMTRLGAGNVEKGITYPHHHGKFDVDEDSFVYGVAFYAQYAIDYLKKNPKPL; this comes from the coding sequence ATGAAAACTATAGATTTAGCTAAAAAGAACCACGATTATGTCATACAAATGAGAAGAGAATTCCACATGAATCCAGAAGTGAGCATGCAGGAATATAATACTTGCAGAAGAATAAAAGAGGAACTTGAAAAAATGGGTGTTGAATATAAAGGGATAGCTGGTACTGGAGTAATAGCTACTATCAAAGGAACTAAACCTGGGAAAACTGTAGCACTTAGAGGAGATATAGATGCTCTGGCTGTTGTAGAGGAAACTACTCATGACTACGTTTCTAAAGTTCACGGAATGATGCATGCCTGTGGACATGACACTCATGGAGCTATGCTTCTTGGAGCTGTAAAAGTTTTAAATGAAATGAAAGATGAAATAGAAGGTACTGTTAAATTCTTCTTCCAGCCAGGAGAAGAGGTAGGAAAAGGAGCTGCTGCTATGGTAGCAGAGGGAGCTCTTGAAGGTGTAGATGGTGTTATGGGAATACACATATCTTCTGATATGCCTGTTGGAACTATAAATGCTGATCCAGGACCTAGAATGGCTTCTGCTGATTGTTTTAAAGTAACTATCACAGGAAAAGGCGGACATGGAGCAAGACCTGAGCAATGTATAGATGCTGTTGTAGTAGGTGCTGCTACTGTTATGAATCTTCAATCAATAGTAAGCAGAGAACTTTCTCCATTTGACCCTGTTGTAGTGACTACTGGATCAATAAAATCTGGAACTAGATTTAATGTAATAGCTCCTACTGCTGTATTGGAAGGAACTGTTAGATATTATAAACCTGAATACAAACAAGTCATAGCTGATGCTATTGAGAGAATAGCTAAATCTACAGCTGAAGCTTACAGAGCTACTGCTGAAATGGAATATTCTAGTCTTGTAAAACCTACTATCAATGATGATGCTTGTGCTGAACTTGCTCAGGAATCAGCTGCTAAAATAGTTGGAAAAGAAAATGTAGTACATACTCCTGCTGGTACAGGTGGAGAAGATTTCTCTGAATTTTCTTCAATAGTTCCAGGAGTTATGACTAGACTTGGAGCTGGAAATGTGGAAAAAGGAATAACTTACCCTCATCATCATGGAAAATTTGATGTGGATGAAGATTCTTTTGTTTATGGAGTTGCATTTTATGCACAATATGCTATCGATTATTTAAAGAAAAATCCTAAGCCCCTCTAA
- a CDS encoding amidohydrolase, translated as MQTKKLAEKYKDYVIKMRREFHMNPEASMEEYNTSRRIREELDKAGIENRSIASTGVIATIKGDHPGKTVALRGDIDALAVIEESGKEYASKVHGLMHACGHDTHGAMLLGSAMVLNEMKDKINGTVKFFFQPGEEVGKGAAAMVAEGALEGVDGVMGMHISSGLPSGTINADPGAKTASADYFKITVTGKGGHGAEPEKTIDAVVVGSAVVMNMQSLVSREFSPFDPLVVTIGSIQSGTRFNVIAPRAVIEGTVRYYNPEFKEKVPAAIERIAKATAEAYRATAEMEYSNLVKITINDDACTSIAREAAGKIVGKENVVETPPATGGEDFSEFSSIVPGVMCNLGARNEEKGTTYPHHHGKFDVDEDVFVGGVAFYAQYALDFLDKNKD; from the coding sequence ATGCAAACTAAAAAATTAGCAGAGAAATATAAAGATTATGTAATAAAAATGAGAAGAGAATTTCATATGAATCCTGAAGCAAGTATGGAGGAATACAACACTTCAAGGAGGATAAGGGAAGAGCTGGACAAAGCTGGTATTGAAAACAGAAGCATAGCCAGTACTGGAGTTATAGCAACTATCAAAGGTGATCATCCCGGAAAAACTGTAGCTCTGAGAGGTGATATTGACGCTCTGGCTGTAATAGAAGAAAGTGGAAAAGAATATGCTTCAAAAGTTCACGGGCTTATGCACGCCTGTGGACATGATACTCATGGAGCTATGCTTCTGGGATCAGCTATGGTGCTCAATGAAATGAAAGATAAAATCAATGGAACTGTTAAATTTTTCTTCCAGCCTGGTGAAGAAGTTGGAAAAGGTGCTGCTGCTATGGTGGCAGAGGGAGCTCTCGAAGGTGTAGATGGTGTTATGGGAATGCATATTTCCAGTGGACTTCCATCTGGTACTATCAATGCTGACCCTGGTGCAAAGACAGCTTCTGCTGACTATTTTAAAATTACTGTAACTGGAAAGGGTGGACATGGTGCTGAACCTGAAAAAACAATAGATGCTGTTGTTGTTGGTTCTGCTGTTGTTATGAATATGCAGTCTCTTGTCAGCAGAGAATTCAGTCCTTTTGATCCTCTGGTTGTAACAATTGGTTCTATCCAGTCAGGAACTAGATTCAATGTAATAGCTCCAAGAGCTGTTATTGAAGGGACTGTAAGATACTATAACCCAGAATTTAAAGAAAAAGTTCCAGCAGCTATTGAAAGAATAGCTAAGGCTACTGCTGAAGCATATAGAGCAACTGCTGAAATGGAATACTCTAATCTAGTAAAAATAACTATCAATGATGATGCCTGCACTTCCATTGCTCGTGAAGCAGCTGGAAAGATAGTAGGAAAAGAAAATGTAGTAGAAACTCCTCCAGCTACTGGTGGAGAGGATTTTTCTGAATTTTCTTCTATTGTTCCTGGAGTTATGTGCAACTTAGGTGCCAGAAACGAAGAAAAAGGCACTACATATCCACATCATCATGGAAAATTTGATGTAGATGAAGATGTATTTGTAGGTGGAGTAGCATTCTATGCCCAATATGCTCTTGATTTCTTAGATAAGAATAAAGATTAA
- a CDS encoding heavy metal translocating P-type ATPase gives MEKAEEFLSSIPMTIIGGIFLGISLVCMLMGIELPVNPAWVPIIISGIPILYGALTALFCEKTISSELLVSTAIVASVAIGEIFAAGEIAFIMAIGEILEDITVNRAKKGISQLIKLSPQQGRKIIKENEKTTEKIVPIEEIYKDDILRVLPGEMIPVDGKIIFGNSSVDQSIMTGESLPIDKTIGDEVFCGTVNCDGSIDIIATKIGEDSSLQKLIRMVKEAEENKAPMQRIVDKWAGWLVPAALIIAVAAYFITSDIIRAVTVLVVFCPCALALATPTSIMAAVGQAAKNGVLIKSGEALEKMGKVNCIAFDKTGTLTFGKLKISDIITTSSATENELLKLACSSEKRSEHPLGKAIVEHGKKQNVEFLEMEDFKMIPGKGIAAKIENNEIYCGNSRFLQEQGIILDENIESILENLRKQGKVSILVGKNRECIGVIALSDTIRPTAKEIVVKLKNMGTRVVLLTGDHKQTADYFAEEVGIENVYSELLPAEKVTYIKKLEEDGNKVCMIGDGVNDAPALKTADVGVSMASMGTDIAVEASDIALMGDNIEKIPYLKKLSTATIKTIKFNITASMVINLAAIILSVMGLLNPITGALVHNVGSVLVVLNAALLYDRKFA, from the coding sequence TTGGAAAAAGCAGAAGAATTTTTAAGCAGTATTCCTATGACAATCATAGGAGGAATATTTTTAGGAATAAGTCTTGTTTGTATGCTTATGGGGATAGAACTTCCTGTAAATCCAGCATGGGTACCAATAATAATATCTGGTATTCCTATCTTATATGGAGCTTTAACAGCTCTTTTTTGTGAAAAAACTATTTCATCTGAACTTTTAGTCTCTACTGCAATAGTTGCATCTGTTGCAATAGGAGAGATATTTGCAGCTGGGGAAATTGCCTTTATTATGGCAATAGGGGAAATACTGGAAGATATTACTGTAAACAGAGCAAAAAAAGGTATCAGCCAGCTTATTAAATTATCCCCTCAACAGGGACGTAAAATAATAAAAGAAAATGAAAAAACAACAGAAAAAATTGTTCCAATTGAGGAAATATACAAAGATGATATATTGAGAGTACTCCCAGGAGAAATGATTCCTGTAGATGGAAAAATAATTTTTGGAAATTCATCTGTTGACCAGTCTATAATGACAGGGGAATCACTTCCTATAGATAAAACTATTGGAGATGAAGTTTTTTGCGGTACTGTAAACTGTGACGGCTCTATTGATATCATAGCCACTAAAATTGGAGAAGATTCTTCTCTTCAAAAACTTATAAGAATGGTAAAAGAAGCTGAAGAAAACAAAGCTCCAATGCAGAGAATCGTTGATAAATGGGCTGGTTGGCTAGTTCCAGCAGCTTTAATTATAGCTGTTGCAGCATATTTCATCACATCTGATATTATTAGAGCAGTTACTGTTTTAGTTGTTTTCTGTCCTTGTGCTCTGGCTCTTGCCACTCCTACATCTATCATGGCAGCTGTGGGACAGGCTGCTAAAAATGGAGTTTTAATAAAATCTGGAGAAGCACTGGAAAAAATGGGAAAAGTCAACTGTATTGCCTTTGATAAAACAGGTACGCTTACCTTTGGAAAGTTGAAAATAAGTGATATTATAACAACTTCTTCAGCAACAGAAAATGAATTATTAAAACTGGCTTGTTCTTCTGAAAAAAGGTCTGAACACCCATTGGGAAAAGCTATTGTGGAACATGGAAAAAAACAGAATGTAGAATTTCTGGAAATGGAAGACTTCAAAATGATTCCGGGAAAAGGGATTGCAGCAAAAATTGAAAATAATGAGATATATTGTGGAAACAGCAGATTTCTTCAAGAACAGGGAATAATTTTAGATGAAAATATTGAAAGTATTCTGGAAAATCTTCGTAAACAGGGAAAAGTATCAATATTAGTAGGAAAAAATAGAGAATGTATAGGTGTAATAGCTCTATCAGATACTATTCGCCCTACTGCTAAAGAAATAGTAGTAAAATTGAAAAATATGGGAACAAGGGTAGTTCTTCTTACAGGAGATCACAAACAGACAGCAGATTATTTTGCTGAAGAGGTAGGAATTGAAAATGTATATTCTGAGCTTCTTCCAGCTGAAAAAGTTACATATATAAAAAAATTGGAAGAAGATGGAAATAAAGTCTGTATGATAGGAGATGGAGTAAATGATGCTCCTGCTCTGAAAACTGCTGATGTAGGAGTATCTATGGCAAGTATGGGAACTGATATTGCTGTTGAAGCTTCTGATATTGCTCTTATGGGAGATAATATAGAAAAAATTCCATATCTGAAAAAATTATCTACAGCCACTATAAAAACTATAAAATTCAACATCACTGCTTCTATGGTTATAAATCTTGCAGCAATTATTTTATCTGTTATGGGACTGCTGAATCCTATCACTGGGGCTCTTGTGCATAATGTAGGATCTGTTCTTGTAGTATTAAATGCTGCTCTCCTTTATGATCGTAAATTTGCATAA
- a CDS encoding ABC transporter substrate-binding protein, with translation MNYKTFKKLGMCMLLVCVGLFSAMKLSASSKDEKKTDPAATSAKVQLKDTLVVAMKSDPKTVDPQKSIDTMSNKSINLMYDSLLELDENLNVVPALAERWERIDEYSVVFYLRKGVKFHNGDELKAEDVKFTLERAVASPQTMYLYNPISEVTVIDDYTVKVTTKAPFGALLQNLAAVQGGIVNKKVVEAAGDDYVKNPVGTGQYKFKEWLPGNKIVFEAFNDSYHGAPKIKEITFKTVPEVSNRMIYLETGEADISFDIGLMDKEAVKNHKNLELLEVESPSILYIGFDQSVPKFQNKKLRQAIAYAIDNNVFVDAIFRGSAVAADSVMAKASPAYNPNVKKYDQNIEKAKELLKEAGYPNGLDLQLWVMDDGPRVDMCVIIQDQLKAIGINIEIKVFEFGAYVSKTALPDKELYFLSWNSSGDGDASLYPLFHSSQHGASGNRSFYSNKEIDELLDKARTSVDQDERTEIYKKVQDILQEELPHYTLVYPKLNLAKSTKVKGMIFKKNGYVDMTKAYVEK, from the coding sequence ATGAATTATAAAACGTTTAAAAAACTCGGAATGTGTATGTTATTGGTTTGTGTTGGGTTATTTAGTGCTATGAAACTTTCTGCCTCATCAAAAGATGAGAAAAAAACAGATCCTGCCGCTACTTCTGCTAAAGTCCAACTGAAAGATACTCTTGTTGTAGCAATGAAGTCTGATCCTAAGACTGTTGATCCTCAAAAGAGTATTGATACTATGTCTAATAAATCTATCAATCTTATGTATGACTCTCTTTTAGAATTAGACGAAAACCTTAATGTAGTTCCTGCTCTTGCTGAAAGATGGGAAAGAATTGATGAATATAGTGTTGTCTTTTATTTAAGAAAAGGTGTTAAGTTCCATAATGGAGATGAACTGAAAGCTGAAGATGTAAAATTTACATTGGAAAGAGCTGTTGCTTCTCCTCAAACTATGTATCTTTACAACCCTATTTCTGAAGTTACAGTTATAGATGACTATACTGTAAAAGTTACTACAAAGGCTCCTTTTGGTGCTCTTTTACAAAACCTTGCTGCTGTTCAGGGAGGAATTGTAAACAAGAAAGTAGTAGAAGCTGCTGGGGATGATTATGTTAAAAATCCTGTAGGAACTGGACAATACAAATTCAAAGAATGGCTTCCTGGAAACAAGATTGTTTTTGAAGCGTTTAATGATTCATATCATGGTGCTCCTAAAATCAAAGAGATCACTTTCAAAACTGTTCCTGAAGTAAGCAACAGAATGATCTATTTGGAAACTGGGGAAGCTGATATCTCTTTTGACATTGGTCTTATGGATAAAGAAGCTGTTAAAAATCATAAAAATTTAGAGCTGCTTGAAGTTGAATCTCCTTCTATCCTTTACATTGGATTTGACCAAAGTGTACCTAAATTCCAAAATAAAAAATTAAGACAGGCAATCGCCTATGCTATTGATAATAATGTTTTTGTAGATGCAATCTTCAGAGGTTCAGCTGTTGCTGCTGATTCAGTTATGGCTAAAGCTTCTCCTGCATACAATCCTAATGTAAAAAAATATGACCAGAATATCGAAAAAGCTAAAGAACTTTTAAAAGAAGCTGGATATCCTAATGGACTTGACCTTCAATTATGGGTAATGGATGATGGTCCTAGAGTAGATATGTGTGTAATTATTCAAGATCAATTAAAAGCTATTGGTATCAATATCGAAATCAAAGTTTTTGAATTTGGAGCTTATGTATCTAAGACAGCTCTTCCTGACAAAGAACTTTATTTCCTTTCATGGAATTCATCTGGAGATGGAGACGCTTCTCTTTATCCTTTATTCCACTCTAGCCAGCACGGAGCATCTGGTAACAGAAGTTTCTATTCTAACAAAGAGATTGATGAACTTTTAGATAAAGCAAGAACTTCAGTAGATCAAGATGAAAGAACTGAGATCTACAAAAAAGTACAAGATATTCTTCAAGAGGAACTTCCTCATTACACTTTAGTTTATCCTAAATTAAATCTTGCAAAAAGTACTAAAGTAAAAGGTATGATCTTTAAGAAAAATGGATATGTTGATATGACAAAAGCATATGTTGAAAAATAA